From the genome of Papaver somniferum cultivar HN1 chromosome 2, ASM357369v1, whole genome shotgun sequence, one region includes:
- the LOC113350869 gene encoding uncharacterized protein LOC113350869 produces MEGRLNLLETQNSGKHPSQPINPRETINAVTLRSGTRTVQPEAVVKSKNPKGTVLEKETTDSSQTNEVPKTNSKPLVSTYVPPLAFPGRFSNKNMEQDKGILDVLKKIHVNIPLIDAIRQVPKYARVLKDLRTKKKRLTDNEVMNVGKNVSAILQKKLLHKCKDPSSFNIPVGINNKRGIIEDVLVKVNQLVFLAYFVVLEMDSGLDASIPPLLGRPFMKTTKTVIDVDKGTLNMEFDDEKIRFDIFGAMRCPSDVHSDVHANVVDAG; encoded by the exons ATGGAAGGTAGATTGAACCTTTTGGAGACGCAGAATAGTGGTAAAcacccttctcaacctattaatccTAGAGAAACTATTAATGCTGTgacattgagaagtggtacacgaaCTGTGCAACCAGAAGCTGTTGTGAAAAGCAAAAACCCCAAGGGGACGGTTTTGGAGAAAGAGACTACTGACTCTTCCCAAACCAATGAGGTACCTAAAACAAACTCTAAACCTCTTGTTtcaacttatgttcctcctttagcGTTTCCTGGAAGGTTCTCTAACAAAAATATGGAACAAGACAAAGGGATTTTAGATGTACTCAAAAAGATTCATGTGAATATCCCGCtgatagatgcaattaggcaggttCCTAAGTACGCAAGAGTTTTGAAAGACCTACGCACCAAGAAGAAACGACTAACCGATAATGAGGTGATGAATGTGGGGAAGAACGTTTCTGCTATCCTCCAAAAGAAACTCCTACATAAATGCAAGGATCCCAGTAGTTTCAATATACCTGTTGGGATTAATAATAAAAG AGGTATTATTGAAGATGTGCTTGTGAAGGTGAATCAACTCGTATTTCTAGCTTATTTCGTTGTATTGGAAATGGATAGCGGGTTGGATGCATCTATACCGCCTTTATTGGGGAGGCCTTTCATGAAAACGACCAAAACCGTTATTGATGTTGACAAAGGAACTTTGAATATGGAATTTGATGATGAAAAGATTCGCTTCGATATTTTTGGAGCAATGCGGTGTCCTAGCGATGTTCATTCGGATGTTCATGCTAATGTCGTAGATGCAGGCTAA